The proteins below are encoded in one region of Acetoanaerobium noterae:
- a CDS encoding AbrB/MazE/SpoVT family DNA-binding domain-containing protein produces MKSTGVVRRVDELGRVVIPIEIRRIHHISEKDPLEIFVEGDSIILKKYESSCIFCSSTEDIKEFNGKNICNGCASKISTL; encoded by the coding sequence TTGAAGTCAACTGGCGTAGTAAGAAGAGTCGATGAGTTAGGAAGAGTAGTAATTCCAATTGAAATAAGAAGAATCCATCATATTTCAGAAAAAGATCCACTAGAAATTTTCGTAGAAGGCGACTCTATAATACTAAAAAAATACGAATCATCATGTATATTCTGCAGCAGCACGGAAGATATTAAAGAGTTTAACGGAAAAAACATCTGTAATGGATGCGCTTCAAAAATTTCAACGCTATAA
- the rsmI gene encoding 16S rRNA (cytidine(1402)-2'-O)-methyltransferase: MKTLAKLYVCPTPIGNLEDITLRTIRTLEEVDYIAAEDTRHTIKLLNHLNIKKPLISLHEHNEAFKSRELIELITSGHDVALVSDAGMPGISDPGEKLIKQCIESEVEVVTLPGPSAFLTALVTSGLDTSRFTFIGFLDRNNKTRKETIEALKARQETLIFYEAPHRIEKTISELFEILGDRKIVIARELTKKYEQYIRTSLRSLSEDFSMLEHRGEMVIILEGAIEEVEPEINKEAVEKRIKELLLQDLSTKEVAKQIAIEYKIKKNDAYALALGIK, encoded by the coding sequence GTGAAGACCTTGGCTAAATTATATGTATGTCCTACTCCTATAGGAAATCTTGAAGATATCACTCTAAGAACTATAAGGACGCTTGAAGAAGTAGACTATATAGCAGCAGAAGACACTAGGCATACTATCAAGCTTTTGAACCATCTAAATATAAAAAAACCTTTGATTAGCCTTCACGAGCATAACGAAGCATTTAAATCAAGGGAGCTTATAGAACTAATTACATCAGGTCATGACGTTGCACTTGTATCAGATGCAGGAATGCCAGGAATATCTGACCCTGGAGAAAAACTCATCAAGCAGTGCATTGAAAGTGAGGTAGAGGTTGTAACTCTTCCGGGACCATCTGCATTTCTTACTGCTCTTGTAACCTCTGGACTAGATACAAGCAGATTTACTTTTATTGGATTTTTGGACAGGAATAATAAAACTAGAAAAGAAACAATTGAAGCGCTTAAAGCTAGACAAGAAACTCTTATTTTTTATGAAGCTCCTCATAGGATAGAAAAAACTATTTCTGAGCTTTTTGAAATACTAGGAGACAGAAAAATAGTAATAGCAAGAGAGCTTACTAAAAAGTATGAGCAGTATATAAGAACAAGCCTTAGAAGTTTGAGTGAAGATTTCTCTATGCTAGAGCATAGAGGAGAAATGGTTATTATTTTAGAAGGAGCTATAGAAGAAGTAGAGCCTGAAATAAATAAAGAAGCTGTTGAAAAAAGAATTAAAGAACTGCTTTTGCAGGATTTATCCACAAAGGAAGTTGCTAAGCAGATAGCTATTGAATATAAGATTAAAAAAAATGATGCCTATGCCTTGGCTTTGGGTATTAAGTAG